From Pseudanabaena sp. PCC 6802, one genomic window encodes:
- the tatA gene encoding twin-arginine translocase TatA/TatE family subunit: MFGLGLPEVVVISVVVVALFGAKKIPELGSSLGKTIKGFREEMKSAPDKPDSTDTPKPGE, translated from the coding sequence ATGTTTGGTCTTGGATTACCCGAGGTAGTAGTAATCTCAGTTGTAGTAGTTGCACTGTTCGGGGCGAAAAAAATCCCGGAGCTAGGCAGCAGTCTCGGCAAAACCATTAAGGGATTTCGCGAAGAAATGAAGTCTGCCCCTGACAAGCCCGATTCCACTGACACGCCAAAACCAGGAGAATAA
- a CDS encoding Crp/Fnr family transcriptional regulator, with the protein MQDRSDYRQIISASPFFAGLPKEAIEQAIAKVVTREHPVHQVILLENDWGSSVYFVLKGWVKIRTYNLDGREVTLNILGQGEMFGEMAPLDQVPRSTDVITLTPTTIASLPAADFVHLVETEPKAGIHLARLMAKRLRQVNRRLRLRESDSTSRVADVLIFLAEGQGTKGASGGIEIPNLPHRELSSLSGLARETVTRVLGKLEKKNLIKRDPERDVLCIPNLKSLETIMV; encoded by the coding sequence ATGCAAGATCGATCTGACTATCGGCAAATAATCTCAGCATCTCCATTTTTTGCTGGCTTACCAAAAGAGGCGATCGAACAAGCGATCGCTAAGGTAGTGACCAGAGAACATCCCGTACACCAGGTGATCTTGCTGGAAAACGATTGGGGTAGTTCGGTCTACTTCGTGCTGAAGGGTTGGGTGAAAATTCGCACCTATAACCTTGACGGCAGGGAAGTAACGCTCAATATCCTCGGCCAAGGGGAAATGTTTGGAGAGATGGCTCCCCTCGATCAGGTGCCGCGATCGACCGATGTAATTACGCTGACACCCACTACTATTGCCAGTTTGCCTGCCGCAGATTTTGTCCACCTGGTTGAAACTGAGCCAAAAGCAGGCATTCACTTAGCTCGCCTGATGGCAAAGCGCTTGCGTCAGGTCAACCGTCGCCTGCGCTTGCGCGAGTCTGACAGCACGTCTCGCGTAGCCGATGTTTTAATATTTCTGGCTGAGGGGCAAGGTACAAAAGGGGCTAGCGGAGGGATTGAAATCCCCAACTTGCCGCATCGCGAGCTGAGTAGCTTGAGCGGTCTAGCCAGAGAAACCGTGACCAGGGTATTGGGCAAATTAGAGAAGAAAAATCTGATTAAAAGAGATCCGGAAAGAGATGTCCTTTGCATTCCTAACCTCAAGAGCCTGGAAACCATTATGGTTTAG
- a CDS encoding pyridoxine 5'-phosphate synthase encodes MPTLGVNIDHIATIRQARRGVEPDPVAAAAIAELAGADGITVHLREDRRHIQERDVRILRQTVRTHLNLEMAATPDMVKIALDIKPDYVTLVPEKREEITTEGGLDVVGMGDRLVEIVHQLQSAAIPVSLFIDADANQLKASAKSGAKFVELHTGNYANAIDEAQQHQELEILTKGGKVAIALGLRLNAGHGLTYWNTSAVAQIPGMEELNIGHSIISRAALVGLDRAVREMKALLG; translated from the coding sequence TTGCCTACTCTTGGTGTAAACATAGACCACATTGCCACCATTCGCCAGGCTCGACGCGGTGTGGAGCCAGATCCCGTCGCGGCGGCGGCGATCGCCGAGCTAGCGGGGGCGGATGGCATTACCGTACACCTGCGCGAAGATCGGCGGCATATTCAAGAACGCGATGTCCGCATCCTGCGTCAAACGGTGCGCACGCACCTGAATCTAGAGATGGCTGCCACGCCTGATATGGTAAAAATTGCTCTGGATATTAAGCCCGACTACGTTACGCTCGTACCCGAAAAACGCGAGGAAATTACCACTGAGGGTGGCCTGGATGTAGTTGGCATGGGCGATCGCCTTGTAGAGATCGTGCATCAGCTCCAAAGTGCTGCCATTCCCGTCAGTCTATTTATTGATGCCGATGCCAATCAACTAAAAGCATCGGCTAAATCTGGCGCTAAGTTTGTGGAGTTGCACACGGGTAACTATGCCAACGCGATCGATGAAGCGCAACAGCATCAAGAACTGGAAATTCTGACTAAGGGGGGTAAAGTCGCGATCGCACTTGGATTGCGCCTAAATGCGGGGCACGGTTTAACCTACTGGAACACTAGCGCTGTAGCGCAAATCCCAGGCATGGAAGAACTAAACATCGGGCACAGCATCATTAGTCGTGCGGCACTCGTGGGGCTCGATCGCGCCGTCAGGGAAATGAAAGCATTACTTGGGTAG
- a CDS encoding type II toxin-antitoxin system VapC family toxin, translated as MSRCTLIDTGPLVAFLKRQDSFHDWAVAEWKKLKLPLLTCEAVIVETCFLLRDTYAGQETVTSMISDGIIQVPFRLEDEVVAVRELMKQYHSVPMALADACLVRMTELYPNSNLFTLDSDFRIYRKNRNQEIVVILPTG; from the coding sequence ATGAGCCGATGTACTTTAATTGATACGGGGCCTTTGGTAGCTTTTCTGAAACGACAAGATAGTTTTCATGACTGGGCAGTAGCAGAGTGGAAAAAACTGAAATTGCCATTGTTAACATGTGAAGCGGTGATTGTAGAGACTTGTTTCCTTTTGAGAGATACTTATGCTGGGCAGGAAACAGTTACTTCTATGATTAGTGATGGGATTATTCAAGTTCCTTTTCGACTGGAAGATGAGGTTGTAGCTGTTAGGGAACTAATGAAACAATATCATTCTGTACCAATGGCTTTAGCTGATGCCTGTTTGGTAAGGATGACAGAGTTATATCCGAATAGCAATCTATTTACTTTAGATAGTGATTTTAGAATTTATCGTAAGAATCGAAACCAGGAGATTGTAGTTATTTTGCCGACTGGTTGA
- a CDS encoding TerB family tellurite resistance protein — translation MPAQQVPPPINPRQMDILRVATAMAWSDGQLEPDEVRLILDKFATMFAKTEAEQRSLKQSLREYLGQNLPLEEIVPNFKTYEDRKMVLKLAFQVITVSRRKPGEPKVNLDEAAAYQRLLRLLDLPEDDVMDIEAEVIPYDDRHGGVIQSIAASLHKLIKG, via the coding sequence ATGCCAGCACAACAAGTACCACCTCCGATCAATCCGCGTCAGATGGATATATTGCGTGTCGCCACTGCGATGGCATGGTCTGACGGTCAGTTAGAACCAGATGAAGTTCGCCTGATTTTGGACAAATTTGCCACCATGTTTGCTAAAACGGAGGCAGAGCAACGTTCGCTCAAGCAGAGTTTGCGCGAATATCTAGGCCAAAACCTTCCTCTCGAAGAAATAGTTCCTAATTTTAAAACCTACGAAGATCGCAAGATGGTGCTCAAGCTAGCATTTCAAGTAATTACAGTCAGTCGGCGCAAACCGGGCGAGCCTAAAGTCAATCTCGATGAAGCAGCGGCCTATCAGCGCCTATTGCGGTTACTGGACTTACCCGAAGATGACGTAATGGATATTGAAGCAGAGGTTATACCATACGACGATCGACATGGTGGAGTCATTCAAAGTATAGCTGCCAGTCTTCATAAACTTATTAAGGGCTAA
- a CDS encoding cytochrome P450 → MLAEHQTTAFDLLAPASLANPYPLYKQMRETDPVYYSEANGFWVLTRYSDVEDALRDDRLSADRSSLFASQLGGLDLGIIQNFLKLTGNFMIEKDPPEHTRMRKIANQGFTARALESWRSIIQDTTDRLLDRVQDRHQMDIVADLSVPLPALIIADIFGVPEKDRGNLIEWAVDIGTFWGAPATDNIGAVARKADRSAVLFTELMQEIIAERQHNLGTDMISLLISAYTENGMNLEQIPSLCILILNAGHLTTTDLIPNGVNALLSHPEQLQKLKDNPALLNSAIEEMIRFDTPAPFLFRIAKETLTVGGKKIPAGSVVALGLGAANHDPAKFQSPEIFDITRSPNEHIGFGQGVHFCLGAVLARMELSICFSTLFRRMPNLHFDRDLSAVIKHTSLVFKGFETLAVKF, encoded by the coding sequence ATGTTGGCAGAACACCAAACCACTGCTTTCGACCTTTTGGCTCCCGCATCCCTGGCAAATCCCTATCCCCTGTACAAGCAGATGCGCGAGACCGATCCGGTATATTACTCCGAGGCTAATGGCTTCTGGGTACTGACGCGGTACAGTGATGTTGAGGATGCGCTGCGGGACGATCGCCTGAGTGCCGATCGCAGTTCTTTGTTTGCCAGCCAGTTGGGGGGGCTGGATCTGGGCATAATTCAGAATTTCCTGAAATTAACTGGGAATTTCATGATCGAGAAAGACCCACCCGAACATACGCGGATGCGCAAAATTGCCAATCAGGGGTTTACGGCGCGCGCCTTAGAAAGTTGGCGTTCGATTATCCAGGATACAACCGATCGCCTTTTGGATCGAGTTCAAGATCGACACCAAATGGATATCGTAGCAGACTTGTCCGTACCTCTGCCAGCCTTGATTATTGCCGATATCTTTGGCGTACCGGAAAAAGATAGAGGGAATCTGATCGAATGGGCTGTGGATATCGGTACTTTTTGGGGAGCGCCAGCCACCGACAATATTGGAGCAGTGGCACGCAAAGCAGATCGCAGCGCTGTTTTATTTACAGAATTGATGCAAGAGATTATTGCCGAACGCCAGCACAATCTCGGCACCGATATGATCAGTCTCCTGATTTCTGCCTATACCGAAAATGGCATGAATCTCGAACAAATCCCTTCTCTATGCATTTTGATTTTAAATGCCGGACATTTAACCACCACCGATCTGATTCCCAATGGTGTTAATGCCTTGTTGAGCCATCCCGAACAGTTGCAAAAACTGAAAGACAATCCGGCACTACTTAACTCTGCGATCGAAGAAATGATTCGCTTTGATACGCCTGCGCCATTCTTATTTCGGATTGCCAAGGAAACCCTGACTGTAGGTGGGAAAAAAATTCCGGCTGGCAGCGTCGTAGCCCTTGGGCTGGGAGCGGCTAATCACGACCCCGCAAAATTCCAGTCACCCGAAATTTTTGATATTACGCGATCGCCCAACGAACATATCGGTTTTGGTCAAGGGGTTCACTTCTGCTTGGGCGCAGTCCTGGCTCGTATGGAACTATCGATTTGTTTTTCTACCCTGTTCAGACGTATGCCCAACCTCCACTTCGATCGCGATCTTTCTGCAGTAATAAAACATACAAGCCTGGTATTTAAGGGATTTGAGACATTAGCCGTCAAATTCTGA